The segment AAGGACAGCGGAGTCGAATGGATAGGGAAAATTCCGGAGGAGTGGGGCTATGGAAGAATTAAATATAATTATTATCTCAAGGGGCGAATAGGTTGGCAAGGATTGAAGGCAAATGAATTTATAGATAATGGGCCGTATCTTATAACAGGTACAGATTTTGAGAATGGCTCTATTAACTGGGAAAAATGTTATCATATTTCAGAAGAACGCTATAATGAAGCTCCTGAAATTCATGTAAAAGTTGGTGATTTACTAATAACTAAAGACGGCACTGTTGGAAAAGTTGCTTTTATCGATTCTAAGCCCGATAAAGTATCATTAAATAGCCACTTGTTAATAATGCGTCCAATAAATAGTCAATATTCAAATAAATTTTTATTCTGGGTAATTCATAGTAATATATTCGATACATTTTTTCAACTTTCACAGAATGGAAGTATAATGGCTTCTTTATCGCAAGAGAAAATAAATAATTTTTCCTTCCCTCTTCCCCCACTGCACGAACAAATAAAAATTTCCTCCTACCTCGACGACAAATGCTCGCAAATCGACTCTAACATCAATAAACGCGAACAAATTATAACTAAGCTCACAGAGTACAAGAAATCTCTAATTTATGAACTCGTAACAGGAAAGCAGGAATTATAAATCATGAACACAACCGAAAAAATTTTTGAACAGGACATCGAACAATATTTAATCACTGAAGGCGGCTACACAAAGGGCAGTCCCTCAAATTTTGATCGTGAACTCGCTCTCGACACAAAAACTTTTATAGCTTTCATAACGCGCAGTCAGCCTAAAAAATGGGAACGCTACACAAAAATTTACGGTCCTGACAGTGAGAAGGAAATTATTTCGCGTTTTTGCCGTGAAGTGAAAATATCCGGCCTTCTTCATGTCATGCGCAAGGGGTTCACCGACAGAGGCATAAATTTTAATGTTGTATTCTGGAAACCTGAGACGACTCTAAATTCTGAGACCCTCAAGCAATATAACGCAAATATTTTTCATTGCACAAGGCAGCTTCATTATTCGACCGCAAATGAAAACTCTATAGACATTGTGTTATTTATAAATGGGATTCCTGTTGTATCAATCGAGCTTAAATGCAACTTCAGCGGACAAAATTTTTCAGACGCAATCAAGCAATATGAATCTGATAGAGACCCTAAGGACGCTATTTTTGCATTCCGTGAGCGCGTTTTTGTAAATTTTGCTGTTGACCTCTACCAAGTGTATATGACTACAAAACTTGATGGCGATAAAACAATTTTTATTCCGTTCAATCAGGGTTCAAACGGTGCGGGCAATGTCGGAGGCGAAGGAAATCCAAAAAATTCCGACGGTTACGCAGTTGATTATTTATGGAAAAATGTTTTGCGCAAAGATAGATTACTTGAAATTTTACAGAAATATTTACACTTTGACGGAAAAAATTTAATTTTCCCCCGTTATCATCAATTAGACGTAGTAACAAAATTGCTTGCTGACGTGAAAGAAAAAGGCTCAGGCCATAATTATTTAATCCAGCACAGCGCAGGGAGCGGGAAATCAAATTCTATAGCGTGGCTTGCTCATCGATTGTCAGGACTTCATAACGCTGATAACGAGAAAATATTTCACTCTGTAATTATCGTAACTGACCGCAAAATACTTGATAATCAGCTTCAAGACACAGTTTATCAATTCGATCACGTCAACGGCGTTGTAGTAAAAGTTGACAAGAACGCAAAGCAGCTGAAACAGGCAATAGAGGACGGAGCAGGAATAATTATAACGACTCTGCAAAAATTTCCCGTGATTTATAGTGAGGTCAAGAGCGGCCAGAAACGTTTTGCAGTAATCATTGACGAAGCTCACTCATCACAGACCGGCGACGCAGCAAAAAAATTGAAAATAGCTTTATCCGACACAGAAGAAATTTTGCGTGAATATGCCGAAATCGAAAATAGCGAGGAAGCAGCCCGGCTCGATTATGAAGACTTATTATTGAATGAACTTGCAGCGCATGGAGTACAGAAAAATTTATCATTCTTTGCATTTACGGCGACTCCTAAGGCGAAAACTCTTAATATTTTTGGCTGTAAAGATGATAACGGGACATATCACCCATTTCACGTTTATTCAATGCGTCAGGCAATCGAGGAAAAATTTATATTT is part of the Synergistaceae bacterium genome and harbors:
- a CDS encoding restriction endonuclease subunit S — translated: KDSGVEWIGKIPEEWGYGRIKYNYYLKGRIGWQGLKANEFIDNGPYLITGTDFENGSINWEKCYHISEERYNEAPEIHVKVGDLLITKDGTVGKVAFIDSKPDKVSLNSHLLIMRPINSQYSNKFLFWVIHSNIFDTFFQLSQNGSIMASLSQEKINNFSFPLPPLHEQIKISSYLDDKCSQIDSNINKREQIITKLTEYKKSLIYELVTGKQEL
- a CDS encoding type I restriction endonuclease subunit R, with product MNTTEKIFEQDIEQYLITEGGYTKGSPSNFDRELALDTKTFIAFITRSQPKKWERYTKIYGPDSEKEIISRFCREVKISGLLHVMRKGFTDRGINFNVVFWKPETTLNSETLKQYNANIFHCTRQLHYSTANENSIDIVLFINGIPVVSIELKCNFSGQNFSDAIKQYESDRDPKDAIFAFRERVFVNFAVDLYQVYMTTKLDGDKTIFIPFNQGSNGAGNVGGEGNPKNSDGYAVDYLWKNVLRKDRLLEILQKYLHFDGKNLIFPRYHQLDVVTKLLADVKEKGSGHNYLIQHSAGSGKSNSIAWLAHRLSGLHNADNEKIFHSVIIVTDRKILDNQLQDTVYQFDHVNGVVVKVDKNAKQLKQAIEDGAGIIITTLQKFPVIYSEVKSGQKRFAVIIDEAHSSQTGDAAKKLKIALSDTEEILREYAEIENSEEAARLDYEDLLLNELAAHGVQKNLSFFAFTATPKAKTLNIFGCKDDNGTYHPFHVYSMRQAIEEKFIFDVLQNYMTYKMYYKIAKNIPDNPELDTTAGIRAIKKFESLHPHNIAQKTTIMLEHFRSVTMHKINGKAKAMVVTPSRLHALRYVQEFRRQIEENKYDNLYVLAAFSGEIEDGGITYTEEKLNKTKSGETIKEQSLPEAFHSDDFAILVVAEKYQTGFDEPLLHTMFVDKKLSGVKAVQTLSRLNRTADGKQDTFILDFVNSAEEIKAAFEPYYEEAILLEETDPNVIYDIKNTLDTFRVYQDSEIENFAKIFYSSQTAGAMGKLTAVIKSALDRYNALEDERREIFKTTINRFNRIYSFITQVCRLFDKNIHKFSVYAKFLASQLPKTGIARINIDDKILLDYYRLEKDYEGSIKLYGTDEGFRPVTGDAGRGERKKDPLTVLIDEINQQYGTNFTEMDKVLLQIENDYALQDKWQIYAKDNDLNTFMLLFEKDFPDMAMKRYEQNDNFFMRMLDNGELLKKVMKTVGGILYQRLRKGK